The following are from one region of the Ischnura elegans chromosome X, ioIscEleg1.1, whole genome shotgun sequence genome:
- the LOC124171245 gene encoding uncharacterized protein LOC124171245, whose amino-acid sequence MYQCNTVSNHRGVLLDLVFSSRQDQMIISATESLLPIDIHHPPISTRLSRNPVRNGHLEVINWAQLLCPLSVNEGMSLFYSILNDLICCFTPVIQVKSSNYPKWFSTELRNCINLKKIAHKSYKSTGDLECYIKFCNLRQRCGP is encoded by the exons ATGTATCAATGCAATACTGTTTCAAATCACCGAGGGGTTTTGCTCGATCTAGTCTTCTCATCTCGTCAAGACCAGATGATCATCTCAGCTACTGAAAGTTTACTTCCCATTGATATTCACCATCCCCCAATATCTACTAGACTTAGCcgtaacccagtgagaaatgg tCACTTAGAAGTGATAAACTGGGCTCAACTTCTGTGCCCCCTTAGTGTTAATGAAGGTATGTctctattttactcaattttaaatgatttaatttgttgttttaCACCAGTAATCCAGGTTAAAAGTAGTAACTATCCCAAATGGTTTTCAACTGAATTGAGAAAttgcatcaatttaaaaaaaatagctcatAAGTCTTATAAATCAACTGGAGATCTTGAGTgttatattaaattttgtaaCCTTCGACAGCGTT